A single window of Sphingobacterium sp. ML3W DNA harbors:
- a CDS encoding Ig-like domain-containing protein has translation MLKSIIFKFFVLVMFSTFVGCSKEKTPVEDGEKENIIVVNDIRFESQSGKAIISSKVQLTVKVFPENATNKKVKWESNNHNVATVSQDGLVTTYKKGIAEITATSESGSKSAVYRLDVSLVAVEQIFTYSNFYTVMVGDKEPIEVKITPENPENPKLIWESSDARIASIGEDGIISGIAKGATKIKVSSQSNPDIFKIVEVFVIQSPNELIELDLQNINYKSNNGYITGTCELLIKPYIHFVDNVSNCELSIFDGNDVLVKKTNIKPIGGSMTIQGIKFDYTYKPYFSIKYTYRGKEYVKTLKIN, from the coding sequence ATGTTAAAATCAATTATTTTTAAGTTTTTCGTTCTTGTTATGTTTTCAACGTTCGTCGGTTGTTCAAAGGAAAAAACTCCTGTAGAAGATGGCGAAAAAGAAAATATTATTGTTGTAAACGATATTCGTTTTGAATCTCAAAGTGGTAAAGCTATTATCAGTTCTAAAGTTCAATTAACAGTGAAGGTATTTCCAGAAAATGCAACGAATAAAAAGGTAAAATGGGAGTCAAACAATCATAATGTCGCTACAGTCAGCCAAGATGGTCTAGTGACGACATATAAAAAAGGGATAGCTGAAATAACAGCTACTTCTGAAAGCGGTAGCAAGTCTGCCGTTTACAGACTTGATGTAAGTTTAGTAGCTGTAGAGCAGATTTTTACTTATAGTAATTTTTATACAGTTATGGTAGGTGACAAAGAGCCAATTGAGGTTAAAATCACTCCCGAGAATCCTGAAAATCCTAAATTAATTTGGGAAAGTTCGGATGCGAGAATAGCATCCATTGGAGAGGATGGAATAATTAGTGGAATTGCGAAAGGAGCTACCAAAATAAAAGTATCGTCACAAAGCAATCCTGATATCTTTAAAATTGTTGAGGTCTTTGTAATTCAAAGCCCAAATGAACTAATTGAGTTAGATTTACAAAATATAAATTATAAAAGCAATAATGGTTATATAACGGGAACATGTGAACTTTTAATAAAGCCTTATATTCATTTTGTGGACAATGTAAGTAATTGTGAATTAAGTATTTTTGATGGGAATGATGTATTGGTAAAGAAAACCAACATAAAACCAATTGGTGGTTCTATGACGATTCAAGGAATTAAATTTGATTATACATATAAGCCGTATTTTAGCATTAAATATACTTATCGAGGTAAAGAATATGTCAAAACACTGAAAATTAATTAA
- a CDS encoding helix-turn-helix domain-containing protein yields MSKDRKHKRNEHGINVLSKNIRKHRKLKGWTIQQLADKLDLDYSQISRMERGIVNSNVSIIFNIANILEIKAKELLDEDDV; encoded by the coding sequence ATGTCTAAAGATAGAAAGCATAAGCGTAACGAGCATGGAATTAATGTTTTATCCAAAAATATCCGTAAGCATAGAAAGTTGAAAGGTTGGACGATACAACAACTTGCAGACAAACTAGACCTAGACTATTCGCAAATCAGCAGGATGGAACGAGGCATAGTTAACTCAAACGTATCTATCATATTCAATATCGCTAATATATTGGAGATAAAAGCTAAGGAACTTCTGGATGAAGATGACGTCTAA